The proteins below are encoded in one region of Gadus macrocephalus chromosome 14, ASM3116895v1:
- the dpep2 gene encoding dipeptidase 2 isoform X2, with product MPSTICSSIFRLAMFSSVCGQLLGDSETDRVQDLMSRYPLIDGHNDLALQLRRHYHNLLSRVDLQHLPSVATDIARLRAGRVQTQVFAAYVLCGAQEKDAVRLTLEQLDVIRRMCTEYTDMELVTTAEGLRGAESRGKIACVLSIEGGHSLDSSLPTLRMFYLLGVRSMALTHNCNTPWAGSSSDLYNFYRRENNTLTLFGQAVVQEMNRLGMIVDLSHSSWETARAAISVSKAPVVFSHSSAYAICNHSRNVPDWLLHELKKNRGLIMVTLFSDFVACEGQANVSSVADHFDHIRNTIGAEFIGIGGDYEGVLRFPLGLEDVSKYPVLIQELLRRKWPEQEVAGVLRQNFLRVFDEVEKVRDELRLSPPGEAQIAPEAVEHPCRLVLRPPPSQAPSSAPSSGPPRLLSVALLLPASLLALH from the exons GCACAATGACCTGGCCCTCCAGCTGAGACGCCACTACCACAACCTCCTGAGTCGCGTGGACCTCCAGCACCTCCCCTCGGTGGCCACAGACATCGCCCGCCTCCGCGCCGGGCGCGTGCAGACGCAG GTGTTTGCTGCGTATGTGCTCTGCGGGGCCCAGGAGAAGGACGCAGTCCGGCTGACCCTGGAACAGCTGGACGTGATCAGACGCATGTGCACAGAGTACACGGACATGGAGCTGGTCACCACTGCAGAGG GACTCCGCGGGGCAGAGTCAAGGGGTAAGATAGCGTGTGTGCTCAGCATCGAGGGAGGTCATTCCCTGGACAGCAGCCTGCCCACTCTCCGGATGTTCTACCTGCTGGGGGTCCGCTCCATGGCCCTCACACAcaactgcaacaccccctg GGCCGGGTCCTCCTCAGATCTTTATAATTTCTATCGGAGAGAGAACAACACCCTCACTCTCTTTGGTCAG GCGGTGGTGCAGGAGATGAACCGACTGGGGATGATCGTGGACCTTTCCCACAGCTCCTGGGAGACGGCCAGGGCGGCCATCAGCGTCTCCAAGGCTCCCGTGGTCTTCAGCCACTCCTCCGCCTACGCCATCTGCAACCACAGCCGCAACGTCCCCGATTGGCTGCTGCATGAACTG AAGAAGAACCGTGGTTTGATCATGGTGACTCTCTTCAGTGACTTTGTGGCCTGCGAGGGTCAGGCTAATGTGTCTTCTGTGGCCG ACCACTTTGACCACATCAGAAACACGATTGGAGCGGAGTTTATTGGAATAGGGGGAGACTATGAAGGCGTCCTtcg ATTTCCTTTGGGACTAGAAGATGTCTCCAAGTATCCTGTCCTCATCCAGGAACTGCTGCGCAGGAAGTGGCCCGAACAGGAAGTGGCGGGTGTCCTGCGACAGAACTTCCTGCGTGTTTTTGACGAGGTGGAAAAG GTGCGTGATGAGTTGAGGTTGAGCCCGCCGGGTGAGGCGCAGATCGCCCCGGAGGCGGTGGAACACCCGTGCAGACTGGTGCTCCGCCCGCCCCCTTCTCAAGCCCCCTCCTCGGCTCCGTCCTCGGGACCACCGCGGCTCCTTTCGGTCGCGCTCCTGCTGCCCGCCAGCCTCCTCGCTCTTCATTGA